A DNA window from Macadamia integrifolia cultivar HAES 741 chromosome 4, SCU_Mint_v3, whole genome shotgun sequence contains the following coding sequences:
- the LOC122077524 gene encoding transmembrane protein 87B-like: MAMDFARSVLYLLSVIAIVVLLVSSKVAEASIHIYDSEIFKEVGNAYLLSGGSEGIVASRIAPPVSAEHHFRLGIHDGLSYIRFENITFWRSKEATDKHSSMEHSTGLVQAIIFEAADRDNIGGSAYGGQRSICCTPDLAKLEGCKQGEVIRRPSAGDLDWPIVLNTQFSANYLSTNMDSKKIYITKSGMYNLFFISCDPNLKGLVMSGKTLWKNPDGYLPGRMAPLMKFYQFMAVAYLVLSVIWISQYVRFWKDVLQLQNYVSIVIVLGLFEMTLWYFEYLNFNDTGIRPIGITTWVVTIGAIRKTISRVLILSVSMGYGVVRPTLGGLTSKVLLLGVTYFVATELLDITEYVGTINDISGRARHLLVLPSAFLDAFIILWIFTSLSKTLEQLQAKRSAAKLDIYRKFSNALAVAVIASVAWIGYEVYFKATDPFSEWWQSAWIITAFWDVLAFALLCVICYLWGPSQSSQRYAYSEEVEEFGDEEAQSLTRGTPEGDLSLVKQQKNGKNVEDDDFDPEDDTEEDKRE; this comes from the exons GTATTATATCTTCTGTCGGTTATAGCTATTGTTGTACTTCTGGTTTCAAGTAAGGTTGCTGAGGCTTCGATCCACATCTACGATTCTGAAATCTTCAAGGAGGTTGGAAATGCTTATCTCCTATCTGGAGGTAGCGAAGGAATTGTAGCTTCTCGAATTGCTCCTCCTGTTTCTGCTGAGCACCATTTCAGATTGGGGATCCACGATGGCCTTTCGTATATCCG GTTTGAGAATATCACTTTCTGGAGGAGTAAGGAAGCTACTGATAAACATTCAAGTATGGAACATAGCACAGGCCTGGTTCAGGCTATTATTTTTGAGGCAGCTGATAGGGATAATATTGGTGGTTCTGCTTATGGTGGACAACGGTCAATATGCTGCACACCTGATCTGGCAAAGCTTGAAGGTTGTAAGCAAGGTGAAGTTATTAGGAGACCTTCTGCTGGGGATCTTGACTGGCCTATTGTTTTAAATACACAGTTCAGTGCGAATTATTTGTCTACAAATATGGATTCTAAAAAGATTTACATTACAAAGAGTGGAATGTATAATTTGTTCTTTATATCATGTGATCCGAATCTCAAGGGGCTGGTGATGAGTGGTAAGACATTGTGGAAGAATCCTGATGGTTATTTACCTGGAAGGATGGCACCACTGATGAAATTCTATCAATTCATGGCAGTTGCATATTTAGTACTCAGTGTAATATGGATTTCTCAGTATGTGAGATTTTGGAAGGATGTATTGCAGCTTCAGAACTACGTCAGCAttgttattgttcttggtttgtTTGAAATGACACTATGGtattttgagtatttaaattttaacGACACTGGAATTAGGCCAATTGGGATTACAACTTGGGTTGTTACGATTGGAGCCATAAGGAAAACAATTTCCCGTGTTCTTATACTCTCTGTTTCTATGGGATATGGCGTTGTAAGACCTACTCTTGGAGGTCTTACCTCAaaggttcttcttcttggagTAACATATTTCGTGGCAACGGAGTTACTAGATATCACCGAGTATGTGGGAACTATTAATGACATATCAGGGAGAGCAAGACACCTCCTGGTTCTTCCTAGTGCATTCCTGGATGCATTTATAATCTTATGgattttcacttctctttcaAAGACATTGGAGCAGTTACAG GCAAAAAGAAGTGCTGCTAAGTTGGATATTTATAGAAAATTCTCAAATGCATTAGCAGTAGCTGTGATTGCTTCTGTTGCTTGGATCGGTTATGAG GTATATTTCAAAGCAACAGATCCATTCAGTGAGTGGTGGCAGAGTGCTTGGATAATCACTGCTTTCTGGGATGTTCTTGCATTTGCTTTACTCTGTGTTATCTGCTATCTTTGGGGGCCATCACAGAGTTCTCAAAG GTATGCATACTCAGAGGAAGTAGAAGAGTTTGGTGATGAAGAAGCTCAATCTTTAACCAGAGGAACTCCAGAAGGTGATCTTAGTTTAGTCAAGCAACAGAAGAATGGGAAGAATGTTGAAGATGATGACTTTGATCCAGAAGATGATACAGAAGAAGACAAAAGGGAATGA